A genomic region of Candidatus Paceibacterota bacterium contains the following coding sequences:
- a CDS encoding glucose-6-phosphate isomerase family protein, producing the protein MEDIREITKKLAENKTASVRLFGDMTPALREPSAAAGEKSEKIAYEMYRAAEPEKYEKETKEKNLRYDITIISPESFNAELSKTFGHYHKNRFTEITEAADGTAWYLLQKKGSSEKIIEEVYLAEVKEGEKIIYPVGFGHITINPNEKKLSTSNWVSVKAESDYSDYEKLHGGCYYVLRENGEIIFEKNPNYEKVPEIVKLRPKEIPEMGIVFDKPLVSYIENPQTLDFLSNIEKYKDILTIEKCFEKI; encoded by the coding sequence ATGGAAGATATTAGAGAAATAACAAAAAAACTTGCAGAAAATAAAACGGCTTCCGTAAGGCTTTTTGGAGATATGACGCCGGCGCTGCGCGAACCTTCCGCTGCCGCAGGAGAAAAAAGCGAAAAAATAGCGTATGAAATGTATCGGGCGGCTGAACCGGAAAAATACGAAAAAGAAACGAAAGAAAAAAATCTGCGCTATGATATCACCATTATTTCTCCGGAATCTTTTAACGCGGAATTATCAAAAACTTTCGGACATTATCATAAAAACAGGTTTACAGAGATAACCGAAGCCGCCGATGGAACCGCATGGTACTTGCTTCAGAAAAAAGGCTCCTCTGAAAAAATAATAGAAGAAGTTTATCTGGCGGAAGTGAAAGAAGGCGAAAAAATCATTTACCCCGTGGGTTTCGGACATATCACCATAAACCCTAACGAGAAAAAACTTTCGACTTCAAACTGGGTCAGCGTTAAAGCGGAATCGGATTACTCGGATTACGAAAAACTTCACGGAGGATGCTATTATGTTCTTCGCGAAAATGGAGAAATAATTTTTGAAAAAAATCCCAATTACGAGAAGGTTCCGGAAATCGTCAAATTAAGGCCGAAAGAAATTCCGGAGATGGGGATAGTATTCGACAAACCGCTTGTTTCTTATATTGAAAATCCGCAAACGCTTGATTTCCTGAGCAATATCGAAAAGTACAAAGATATTCTCACCATAGAAAAGTGTTTTGAAAAAATCTAA
- a CDS encoding phosphomannomutase/phosphoglucomutase → MDINPKIFGAYDIRGAYPEEVNEDIFCLLGKTFAGFLSEKGDLSKKEIIIGRDTRTSSKPLAESFIKGVLGAGFDVLDIGVCTTPMFYFSVSEIKAEGGAMITASHIPAKYNGIKLVASCAAPIGGEEMKDYFYKNREEKAAEEGKRSEIKMSEKYMERLVSGFSAKRDLKVVVDASGGTAGLFLPDFVRKFGIRAEPIFFETDPDFKKHDPNPLKEESQAFAREKILETKADFGVIFDADGDRIIVLDENGENIRADAIGGIIAEQILKKGNLALFGITSSKAVEEYFMDSGIKIERCKVGHFYVEKEMREKNADFSSENSGHYYFKSFNFSDSAFLAFRFILEALDKNPGKKISELARPFLKYNYSGEINVPLKKDKNWEELKKELEEKYGEGRRNFIDGITVEYGDIDKGGWWFNLRPSKTEPILRLMIETNSEEILEEKRAEILKYLE, encoded by the coding sequence ATGGATATCAATCCGAAAATTTTCGGCGCTTACGACATAAGAGGCGCTTATCCCGAAGAAGTGAACGAAGACATTTTTTGCTTGCTGGGGAAAACTTTTGCCGGTTTTTTGTCTGAAAAAGGCGATTTAAGCAAAAAAGAAATAATAATAGGGCGCGACACAAGAACAAGCTCCAAGCCGCTTGCGGAATCTTTTATAAAAGGCGTTCTTGGCGCGGGTTTTGATGTTTTGGATATCGGCGTTTGCACTACGCCGATGTTTTATTTTTCCGTTTCCGAAATTAAAGCCGAAGGCGGCGCGATGATAACCGCTTCCCATATTCCGGCAAAATATAACGGCATAAAATTGGTCGCTTCTTGCGCCGCGCCAATCGGCGGGGAAGAGATGAAAGATTATTTTTACAAAAACAGGGAGGAAAAAGCCGCTGAAGAGGGAAAGAGAAGCGAAATTAAAATGTCAGAAAAATATATGGAGCGGCTTGTTTCCGGATTTAGCGCAAAAAGAGATTTGAAAGTTGTCGTTGACGCTTCCGGCGGAACAGCGGGGCTTTTTTTGCCGGATTTTGTTCGTAAGTTTGGAATAAGAGCCGAACCGATTTTTTTTGAAACAGACCCGGATTTTAAAAAACATGACCCTAATCCTTTAAAAGAAGAATCGCAGGCTTTCGCGCGTGAAAAAATTTTGGAAACAAAAGCCGATTTCGGAGTCATTTTTGATGCGGATGGGGATAGAATCATAGTTTTGGATGAAAACGGGGAAAACATAAGAGCTGACGCGATAGGAGGAATTATTGCGGAGCAAATTCTTAAAAAAGGAAACCTTGCTCTTTTTGGCATCACTTCTTCAAAAGCCGTTGAAGAATATTTTATGGATAGCGGAATTAAAATTGAAAGATGCAAAGTCGGACATTTTTACGTGGAAAAAGAGATGAGAGAAAAAAATGCGGATTTTTCTTCGGAAAATTCCGGACATTATTATTTTAAATCCTTTAATTTTTCGGATTCGGCATTTTTGGCGTTCAGGTTCATATTGGAAGCGCTTGATAAAAATCCCGGCAAAAAAATTTCAGAATTGGCGCGCCCGTTTTTGAAATATAATTACTCAGGAGAAATAAATGTTCCGTTAAAAAAAGACAAGAATTGGGAAGAATTAAAAAAGGAGCTGGAAGAAAAATACGGGGAAGGCAGGCGGAATTTTATAGACGGAATTACGGTGGAGTACGGGGATATCGATAAGGGCGGCTGGTGGTTCAATTTAAGGCCGTCAAAAACAGAGCCGATTTTACGGCTGATGATTGAAACGAATAGCGAAGAAATTTTAGAAGAAAAAAGGGCGGAAATTTTGAAATATCTGGAGTGA
- a CDS encoding ribonuclease J → MEKTRTARKIFTRFPASKKAKDDGEGHIRIIPLGGMEEVGRNMMVFEYYNPSSPYHGEIVIVDMGLQFPEENMPGIDFIIPNSAYLETRKNKIMGAIITHGHYDHIGAVPYLAKKLGNPTIYAAPLTKAIILKRQEEFPDMQKLNVKEITKDTHLKLGVFEIEFFHVNHNIFDTVGVAIKTPLGTIVHTADFKFDNSPVGDKPADYAKMAQLSSEGVLLLMSDSTNAEQPGHSISEKTIQENLERIFEHSKGRIITATFASLLSRVQQIIHLAEKYGRKVALDGYSMKTNVAIAGELGYLKAKKSTFIDLKDFDNYPADKVVLVATGAQGEENASLMRIALREHKYVRLHEGDTVIFSSSIVPGNERSVQMLKDVIYKQGAEVFHYQMMDIHAGGHAKAEDLKMMINLMRPKFFIPIQGNYYLLKLHGNLAESVGIPKENIAIPENGQVVKLKEEKIELTEEKVPANYIMVDGLGVGDVKEVVLRDRQMLAQDGIFVIITAIDSREGKVKGSPDIISRGFVYLKESQELLKQVRYIVRKIVEESSNMHPINITFVKDQMKERIGKFLFQKTKRRPMVLPVVIEI, encoded by the coding sequence ATGGAAAAAACAAGAACAGCAAGAAAAATCTTTACCCGATTCCCTGCTTCAAAAAAGGCAAAGGACGACGGCGAAGGGCACATAAGAATAATCCCGCTGGGAGGAATGGAAGAAGTCGGAAGAAACATGATGGTTTTTGAATATTACAATCCGTCTTCCCCCTATCACGGAGAAATAGTAATCGTAGATATGGGTCTTCAGTTCCCGGAAGAAAACATGCCGGGAATAGACTTTATAATTCCCAATTCCGCATATCTTGAAACCAGAAAAAACAAGATAATGGGCGCGATTATCACGCACGGGCATTACGACCACATAGGCGCGGTTCCCTATCTCGCAAAAAAATTGGGGAATCCGACGATATACGCCGCGCCCCTCACAAAAGCGATAATCTTAAAACGCCAGGAGGAATTTCCCGATATGCAGAAACTTAACGTGAAAGAAATCACGAAAGACACTCATCTAAAACTCGGCGTTTTTGAAATAGAATTTTTCCACGTTAATCACAACATTTTTGACACGGTCGGCGTGGCGATAAAAACGCCGCTTGGCACCATAGTGCACACGGCCGATTTTAAATTCGACAATAGCCCCGTCGGCGACAAACCGGCCGATTACGCGAAGATGGCGCAGCTTTCTAGCGAAGGCGTTTTGCTTCTTATGTCCGACTCCACGAACGCCGAACAGCCCGGACATTCCATTTCGGAAAAGACGATCCAAGAAAATCTTGAACGCATTTTTGAACATTCAAAAGGAAGAATTATCACGGCCACGTTCGCTTCTCTTTTAAGCAGAGTCCAGCAAATAATACATCTGGCTGAAAAATACGGGAGAAAAGTGGCGCTCGACGGGTACTCGATGAAAACGAACGTTGCTATTGCCGGAGAACTGGGATATCTCAAAGCGAAAAAAAGCACTTTTATAGACTTGAAAGATTTTGATAATTATCCGGCGGATAAAGTCGTTCTTGTCGCGACGGGAGCGCAGGGCGAAGAAAACGCTTCGCTTATGAGGATAGCTCTGAGAGAACATAAATACGTGCGCCTTCACGAGGGAGACACCGTTATTTTTTCATCCTCTATAGTCCCGGGCAATGAACGTTCGGTTCAAATGTTAAAAGACGTAATCTACAAACAAGGCGCCGAAGTTTTCCATTACCAGATGATGGACATTCACGCCGGCGGACACGCCAAAGCCGAAGATTTAAAAATGATGATAAACCTGATGCGGCCGAAATTTTTCATACCCATCCAGGGAAATTATTATCTTTTGAAACTTCACGGGAATCTTGCCGAATCGGTCGGAATACCGAAAGAAAACATCGCGATTCCCGAAAACGGGCAGGTGGTGAAATTAAAAGAAGAAAAAATAGAACTCACGGAAGAAAAAGTTCCGGCAAATTATATTATGGTTGACGGACTCGGAGTTGGCGACGTAAAAGAAGTGGTTTTGCGCGACAGGCAAATGCTGGCGCAAGACGGAATTTTCGTCATAATCACCGCCATTGATTCCAGAGAAGGAAAAGTGAAAGGCTCACCGGATATAATTTCCCGCGGGTTCGTATATCTTAAAGAATCACAGGAACTTTTAAAACAAGTGCGTTATATCGTGCGGAAAATAGTTGAAGAATCTTCAAACATGCATCCCATAAACATCACTTTCGTAAAAGACCAGATGAAAGAGCGCATCGGCAAATTCTTGTTCCAAAAAACAAAGCGCAGGCCGATGGTACTGCCGGTGGTAATAGAGATATAA
- a CDS encoding single-stranded DNA-binding protein: MNLNKVFIIGNMTRDPELRTLPSGSAVASFGVATNRVWINKTGEKQQEVQFHNIVAFGKQAEIVAQYLKKGAMILVEGRLNTRNWEAQDGTKKTRTEIVMEKMQMGPRRDAEFSGNRSQENTSKNPGKTGNDTLDTIEYPDENGNPDDIPF; the protein is encoded by the coding sequence ATGAATCTCAACAAAGTGTTTATTATCGGAAACATGACTCGCGACCCGGAATTGCGCACTCTTCCTTCCGGCAGCGCGGTAGCGTCTTTCGGAGTAGCCACAAACAGGGTGTGGATAAACAAGACCGGAGAAAAACAGCAAGAAGTTCAATTCCACAACATCGTTGCCTTTGGAAAACAGGCGGAAATAGTAGCTCAATATCTTAAAAAAGGCGCCATGATATTGGTTGAAGGCAGACTTAATACCAGAAACTGGGAAGCCCAAGACGGAACGAAAAAAACACGAACCGAAATAGTTATGGAAAAAATGCAGATGGGCCCGAGAAGAGATGCCGAGTTTTCCGGAAACCGCAGCCAGGAAAATACAAGTAAAAATCCCGGCAAAACAGGAAACGACACCTTGGATACCATTGAATACCCGGATGAAAACGGAAATCCTGACGATATACCGTTTTAA
- the rpsR gene encoding 30S ribosomal protein S18: MKNCHFCTNNVKKIDYKDAENLNKFLDHQAKIMPAKETGLCIKHQRRLAQAIKRSRMLGLLPFVRH, from the coding sequence ATGAAAAACTGCCATTTTTGCACAAACAACGTGAAAAAAATCGACTACAAAGACGCGGAGAACTTAAATAAGTTCTTAGACCACCAAGCGAAAATAATGCCCGCCAAAGAAACCGGGCTTTGCATCAAACATCAAAGGAGGCTGGCTCAAGCCATAAAACGCAGCCGCATGCTGGGACTGCTCCCCTTTGTAAGACATTAA
- a CDS encoding 30S ribosomal protein S6 — protein sequence MEKETLSYEIGYMFKDSLEGEELLDFTEKIRSIITSNNSIVISEGKPKKQPLAYPIKNESDGVFNWIKFQTSPDSIKKIENELKKENMVLRFITTKSMKEEPVKASVTAFKKKMPELGEKPASAIIHIPESEAKKEEPSDNKIQEEELDKKIEELLGESEVQK from the coding sequence ATGGAAAAAGAAACGCTCTCATACGAAATAGGATACATGTTCAAAGATTCGCTGGAAGGCGAAGAGCTTTTGGATTTTACGGAGAAAATCAGAAGCATCATAACTTCAAACAATTCCATTGTAATTTCCGAAGGAAAACCTAAAAAACAGCCTCTTGCCTACCCTATAAAAAACGAAAGCGACGGTGTTTTTAACTGGATAAAATTTCAGACCTCTCCGGATTCCATAAAAAAGATAGAAAACGAACTGAAGAAAGAAAATATGGTTCTTCGTTTTATAACGACAAAAAGCATGAAAGAAGAACCGGTAAAAGCCTCTGTCACGGCTTTCAAAAAGAAAATGCCGGAATTGGGTGAAAAGCCGGCGTCAGCCATTATCCATATTCCGGAATCGGAAGCCAAAAAAGAAGAACCCTCGGACAATAAAATCCAAGAAGAAGAGCTTGATAAAAAAATAGAGGAACTTTTAGGAGAAAGCGAAGTTCAAAAATAA
- the ychF gene encoding redox-regulated ATPase YchF, with translation MRIGIVGLPNVGKSTLFEAMTKKQVDRQNYPFCTIDPNVGVVAVPDERVDLLEKLSGSAKKIYTVIEFVDIAGLVKGAAEGEGLGNKFLSHIRETDAIVFVLRAFLNDKIINTQNEINPTADKEILETELMLKDLETLEKHMQTLEKQKRAGNKDAIKEWGVSEKAKDALQKSQPLAEIALDKEEKKILGSLQLLSLKPKIFILNGKENEVPENIKKTFENSGWTYLILDILTEFESAGFSKEERKELELPESTIDKLIKKSYELLGLMTFLTTGEDETRAWTIKTGSTAPQAGRAIHSDFEEKFIRAEVINWKDLLDSGGYGAAREKGLLRTEGKNYIVKDGDVIEFKI, from the coding sequence ATGCGTATTGGAATCGTCGGGCTTCCCAATGTTGGAAAATCAACGCTGTTTGAAGCCATGACAAAAAAACAGGTAGACCGGCAAAACTATCCTTTTTGCACCATAGACCCCAATGTCGGAGTGGTGGCTGTTCCCGATGAGCGTGTGGATTTGCTTGAAAAACTTTCAGGCTCGGCTAAAAAGATTTATACGGTTATTGAATTCGTCGATATCGCCGGACTTGTAAAAGGCGCGGCCGAGGGCGAAGGCCTTGGAAACAAATTTCTGTCGCATATCCGCGAAACAGACGCGATTGTTTTTGTTTTGAGGGCTTTTTTAAACGACAAAATAATAAATACTCAGAACGAGATAAATCCGACGGCGGACAAAGAAATACTTGAAACCGAACTTATGCTTAAAGATTTGGAAACTTTGGAAAAACACATGCAAACGCTGGAAAAACAGAAAAGAGCCGGAAACAAAGACGCAATAAAAGAATGGGGTGTTTCGGAAAAAGCAAAAGACGCTCTTCAAAAAAGCCAGCCTCTCGCGGAAATCGCTTTAGATAAAGAAGAAAAAAAAATATTAGGCTCGCTTCAGCTTCTTTCTTTAAAACCGAAAATTTTCATCTTAAACGGAAAAGAAAACGAAGTTCCGGAAAACATTAAAAAAACTTTTGAAAACAGCGGCTGGACTTACCTTATTTTAGACATACTTACGGAATTTGAATCCGCGGGATTTTCAAAAGAAGAAAGGAAAGAGCTTGAGCTTCCCGAATCAACGATTGATAAGCTCATAAAAAAATCCTACGAACTTTTGGGTCTCATGACTTTTTTAACGACAGGAGAAGACGAAACACGCGCGTGGACGATAAAAACCGGCTCAACGGCTCCGCAGGCGGGCCGCGCCATACACTCCGACTTTGAAGAAAAATTCATAAGGGCGGAAGTGATAAATTGGAAAGATTTATTGGACTCGGGCGGCTATGGCGCGGCCCGCGAAAAAGGGCTGCTCCGCACCGAAGGCAAAAACTACATTGTCAAAGACGGAGACGTGATAGAATTTAAAATTTAG
- the recA gene encoding recombinase RecA encodes MGADINSVIEGIKSKYGEGAIMKLGDTKRVDVDVISTGSLSLDVALGLGGLPRGRVIEIFGPESSGKTTLALHVLAQAQKKGGLCSFIDAEHAMDPVYAEKLGVKVDDLLISQPDTGEQALEITESLVRSGKIDVIVIDSVAALTPRAEIEGEMGDAHVGLQARLMSQALRKLTAISAKSKTIVIFINQIRMKIGVMFGNPETTPGGKALKFYSSVRIDVRRIAQIKRGDEIIGGRVKAKVVKNKVAPPFREAEFDLLYDEGISRSAELLNLGEKAGIIKKSGTTYSYGSLKLGVGYDKARIFLREDNKTADEITKKIKEFYSIEKGR; translated from the coding sequence ATGGGAGCGGACATAAATTCCGTGATAGAAGGGATTAAAAGCAAATACGGTGAAGGCGCGATAATGAAGCTTGGCGACACGAAAAGAGTTGATGTGGACGTTATCTCTACGGGCTCTCTTTCTTTAGACGTTGCCTTGGGGCTTGGCGGGCTTCCGCGCGGCAGAGTTATTGAAATTTTTGGTCCGGAATCTTCGGGTAAAACCACGCTGGCTCTCCATGTTCTTGCTCAAGCTCAAAAAAAAGGAGGCCTCTGCTCTTTTATAGACGCTGAGCACGCGATGGATCCCGTGTACGCGGAAAAACTTGGCGTAAAAGTTGACGATCTTCTTATCTCCCAGCCCGACACGGGAGAACAGGCTCTTGAAATAACAGAAAGCCTGGTTCGTTCCGGAAAAATCGATGTAATCGTGATAGATTCCGTCGCCGCTTTAACGCCGCGGGCAGAGATAGAAGGAGAGATGGGAGACGCGCACGTGGGTCTCCAGGCAAGACTTATGTCGCAGGCGCTTCGCAAACTTACGGCAATATCCGCAAAATCCAAAACAATCGTGATTTTTATAAATCAGATTAGAATGAAAATAGGAGTGATGTTCGGAAATCCGGAAACCACGCCGGGAGGAAAAGCGCTGAAATTTTATTCTTCCGTGAGGATAGACGTGAGAAGAATAGCCCAGATAAAAAGAGGTGATGAAATAATCGGCGGAAGGGTAAAAGCGAAAGTCGTAAAAAATAAAGTGGCGCCTCCTTTCAGGGAAGCCGAGTTTGACCTTTTGTACGATGAAGGAATTTCAAGGAGCGCTGAACTTCTTAATTTGGGCGAGAAAGCCGGAATAATAAAAAAATCAGGAACTACGTATTCGTATGGAAGCCTGAAATTGGGAGTAGGCTATGACAAGGCGAGAATTTTTCTGCGCGAGGACAATAAAACAGCTGACGAGATAACGAAAAAAATAAAAGAATTCTATAGCATAGAAAAAGGCCGGTAG